The Pseudoalteromonas rubra region CAGGGGATCCTTGCAGTAACGGCTCTGAAAGCCATTCAGGTCATCGCCAAGGGCCCTGCAATCCTGAACTTCAGAAGTTTACTGGAACGCCACGGCCTGAGTTTATTTTTTGGTAAACAACAGAGCTTATCGAGCACTAAGCCAAGCGAAATGCCCTCCTCACACGAATCTCTGCCGCTTTAACGTTTCAGCATCGCACGCAGGTTCGCAACCCTGGCCTGACCTTTCTCCATACGTTCAGACTGCGACTGTACGGGTTTTTTGCCCTCACTTTGAATGTCATCTTGCGGCATTTCCTGCACAAACCGGCTGAGCTCAGGTGTGATCTGCTCACCAAACTGACGACGACTTTTGGCATAGGTCATGGTCAACGTTTGCTGTGCACGCGTTACGCCCACATAAGCCAGACGCCGCTCTTCTTCAACATTGTCTTCATCGATGCTGGTCTGGTGCGGCAGTAGCCCTTCTTCCATTCCGACCATAAAGACATGGGGATATTCCAGGCCTTTCGAGGCGTGCAGCGTCAACAGTTGCACCGCATCGCTGTCGTCTTCTTCTTCGTTACGCTCCAGCATGTCTCGCAGTGTCAGTTTGCTGACCACCTCAGGCAAAGTCATGGGCGGATTATCCGCATCGCCGGTCAGCATATCACTGATCCAACGATACAGTTCTGAGACGTTTTTCATGCGCATTTCGGCGGCTTTCGCGCTGGGCGATGACTCATACAAATAGGCTTCGTAATTGATTTCTCGCACCATATCTTTGACCGCTTCGAGTGTGTCTCCCCGGGTTGCTCGGTCACTCAGTTCAACCACCCAACGGGCAAATCCCATCAACGCATTCAGACCGCGACCACTGAGGCGTTGCGGCAACTCAGGCTCAAAACACGCGGCAAATAAACTGATGTGTTTATCGTTGGCCAGACTGCCGAGTTTCTCCAGTGTGACGGGCCCTATCTCACGTCGTGGCGTATTGACGATCCGCAAAAAAGCATTGTCATCATCCTGATTTACCAGCAGGCGCAAATACGCCATGATGTCTTTGATCTCACTGCGAGCAAAAAACGACATACCGCCGCTAATTTTATAAGGAATGCGGTTCGCCATCAGGGCTTTTTCGAACACCCTTGCCTGGTGGTTACCCCGATACAGAATGGCGTAATCACGATAGCTGGTCCGCTTCATAAACTTGTGCGAAATGATCTCGGCTACGACCCGTTCGGATTCATGTTCTTCATCTCGGGTCGCAATCAAACGCAGTGGATCCCCATAGCCCAGTTCACTGAACAGCTTTTTGTCGAATTCATGGGGGTTATTGGCGATCAGAATATTCGCTGCTTTGAGGATCCGCCCGGCACTGCGATAGTTTTGTTCCAGCTTAATGAGGCGTAACCCCGGAAAATCTTTGCTCAGCAATACCAGGTTTTGTGGCTTGGCACCACGCCATGAATAAATGGACTGGTCGTCATCCCCTACCACGGTAAAGCGGGCGCGCTCGCCCACCAACAATTTTACCAGCTGATACTGGCTGGTATTGGTATCCTGATACTCATCCACCAGCAGATAACGAAAACGGGCCTGCCAGCGTTCGCGCACTTCGACGGAACTGTTTAGCAATAAGGTGGGGATCATGATCAGATCGTCAAAATCCAGCGCGTTATATGCCCTAAGCTGGGTCTGATAGCGAGCATAAAGCTGTGCAAATAACGCCTTTTGTGCCTCTCTGGCTTCTCGGATCGCGCGCTCAGGCTGGATGAGTTCGTTTTTCCAGTTGCCAATCTGCATTTTCAGCTGATTAAGCAGATCTTTGTCACGATCCAGCTCTTTTTCTGTCAATTCGGCCAGTAACTGATTCGTATCCTGATCGTCAAACAAGGAAAAGCCGGGCTTGTAACCCAACGTTTTCACTTCTTTTTTGATGATCTCCAGCCCCAGCGTATGGAAGGTCGATACCCACAGGCCTTTGGCTTCTTGCTTACCCAGCGTCTGTGACACCCGCTCACGCATCTCTTTGGCAGCTTTATTGGTAAAGGTCACCGCCGCAATGTTACGCGCCTTGTATTCACATTTTTGTACCAGATAAGCAATTTTATTGGTGATCACCCGGGTTTTACCAGAGCCGGCACCGGCCAGTACCAGACAGGGTCCGCTGATATACTTAACAGCTTCGTCTTGTTTCGGGTTCAGTTTCATATT contains the following coding sequences:
- the rep gene encoding DNA helicase Rep, translated to MKLNPKQDEAVKYISGPCLVLAGAGSGKTRVITNKIAYLVQKCEYKARNIAAVTFTNKAAKEMRERVSQTLGKQEAKGLWVSTFHTLGLEIIKKEVKTLGYKPGFSLFDDQDTNQLLAELTEKELDRDKDLLNQLKMQIGNWKNELIQPERAIREAREAQKALFAQLYARYQTQLRAYNALDFDDLIMIPTLLLNSSVEVRERWQARFRYLLVDEYQDTNTSQYQLVKLLVGERARFTVVGDDDQSIYSWRGAKPQNLVLLSKDFPGLRLIKLEQNYRSAGRILKAANILIANNPHEFDKKLFSELGYGDPLRLIATRDEEHESERVVAEIISHKFMKRTSYRDYAILYRGNHQARVFEKALMANRIPYKISGGMSFFARSEIKDIMAYLRLLVNQDDDNAFLRIVNTPRREIGPVTLEKLGSLANDKHISLFAACFEPELPQRLSGRGLNALMGFARWVVELSDRATRGDTLEAVKDMVREINYEAYLYESSPSAKAAEMRMKNVSELYRWISDMLTGDADNPPMTLPEVVSKLTLRDMLERNEEEDDSDAVQLLTLHASKGLEYPHVFMVGMEEGLLPHQTSIDEDNVEEERRLAYVGVTRAQQTLTMTYAKSRRQFGEQITPELSRFVQEMPQDDIQSEGKKPVQSQSERMEKGQARVANLRAMLKR